A stretch of the Aegilops tauschii subsp. strangulata cultivar AL8/78 chromosome 4, Aet v6.0, whole genome shotgun sequence genome encodes the following:
- the LOC109731552 gene encoding FAD-linked sulfhydryl oxidase ERV1 isoform X1 has translation MAPSGSNPLGPVFQTVAAFSRRLLIAPDTAPEDHRLRPLLSLSLSPPAPAPPPLAPPPPPEVLKQMDTKVAPLTKEEVGRATWMLLHTIAAQFPDEPTRQQKRDAKELMALLSRIYPCKECAEHFKEVLKANPVQAGSQAEFSQWLCYVHNVVNRSLGKTIFPCQRVNARWGKLDCPDRACDLEGSNDIMPNR, from the exons aTGGCACCGTCAGGCTCGAACCCGCTGGGGCCCGTGTTCCAGACCGTCGCCGCCTTCTCCCGCCGCCTCCTCATCGCCCCCGACACCGCACCCGAAGACCACCGCCTCCGccccctcctctccctctccctctccccccctgCGCCCGCGCCCCCGCCCCTggccccgcccccgccgccggaGGTCCTCAAG CAGATGGATACGAAGGTGGCGCCCCTGACGAAGGAGGAGGTTGGACGGGCCACGTGGATGCTGCTCCACACCATCGCCGCGCAG TTTCCTGATGAACCAACCAGGCAGCAGAAACGCGATGCGAAAGAGCTG ATGGCTTTACTTTCTAGAATTTATCCTTGCAAAGAGTGCGCTGAGCACTTCAAGGAAGTTTTGAA AGCAAATCCTGTGCAGGCAGGATCCCAGGCTGAGTTCTCCCAGTGGTTATGCTATGTGCACAATGTGGTTAATCGAAG CCTTGGAAAAACAATATTTCCCTGCCAGAGAGTAAATGCACGGTGGGGCAAGCTGGATTGCCCGGATCGTGCGTGCGACCTAGAAGGCTCGAACGACATCATGCCGAACCGATGA
- the LOC109731528 gene encoding uncharacterized protein, translating to MHMRRLHHPLHCMHCLSLSYSQETVSRKQTTRTNAGAEVEPSHLLSLETLQAVERTMAMKRRSVLALLVVAFVGGNLLLGASFSARSTVKSSASDPDYGTAQLNGRRLKESGHGVTNRKTRNLQDVKADDYQPIDPSPSSKASIRPAPIEHGTPLLPYVPRYPPPPGQPKDARSAQSAASPVA from the exons ATGCACATGCGGAGGTTGCATCACCCGTTGCATTGCATGCACTGCCTGTCTTTATCTTACAGCCAGGAGACGGTCTCAAGGAAGCAAACCACAAGAACCAACGCCGGTGCTGAAGTTGAACCGTCTCACCTTCTGAGCTTGGAGACCTTGCAAGCGGTGGAGAGGACGATGGCGATGAAGCGCCGCTCCGTGCTGGCTTTGCTCGTCGTGGCGTTCGTCGGAGGGAACCTGCTCCTCGGGGCCTCGTTTAGCGCCAGAAGCACGGTGAAGTCCTCAGCCTCAG ACCCGGACTATGGAACCGCTCAGCTAAACGGCAGGAGACTAAAG GAAAGTGGACACGGTGTTACCAACAGGAAGACTAGAAACTTACAAGATGTGAAGGCTGATGACTACCAACCTATTGACCCAAGTCCAAGCTCGAAGGCAAGTATTAGGCCAGCTCCAAtcgagcatggcactcctcttcTTCCTTATGTGCCACGGTACCCGCCGCCTCCTGGTCAACCGAAGGATGCGCGTTCTGCTCAATCCGCTGCCTCTCCTGTCGCTTAG
- the LOC109731551 gene encoding QWRF motif-containing protein 2 yields MVAAAAAPDPARTSRPPLTPALDKPNSGAAAPRRPARSGSKPVSSRYLASAASPASSTSSTSSSSSSSASSRRSLSAQRGRSSTPPPQHATSPTPVAAAATAATVTATTMRSLSVSFQGESFFYQTSRAPRAASPSSPAGRRGPTPERRKSVSSVPEAENARPQHRWPAAKPKASDPLARSLDCNLDRKDSILAAVQLLRRSMAFDSTTSFSPSDHAAAAGPDLSASDTDSVSSGSNSGAGDPPRRGISVPARFWQETNSRLRRLPDAGLPQQSSGRRSFSDSQMSPRLPGRSPSPSRGSKGTASPSRGRAGEASPNGHMVQTAANAPSIISFAAEVRRAKKGENRIEEAHRLRMLDNQHLQWRCINARTDATLLVQSFTAEKTLHSAWKEISKLRDNVSSKRCKLQLQKQKLKLFAILRGEMSYLEEWSHVEKHHSSSLSAAIEALKASTLRLPVVGGAKADAQGVKEAVNSAVDVMHTMASSMCNLLSKVEGTSSVVYELAKLATQEQMLLDQSRDLLSTVAAIHVKQCSLKTHLLQRKQRQSQTQW; encoded by the exons ATGGtggctgccgccgccgcgccagaTCCGGCCCGCACGTCGCGCCCGCCGCTCACGCCGGCGCTCGACAAGCCCAACTCCGGCGCagcggcgccccgccgccccgcgcgctCCGGCAGCAAGCCCGTCTCCTCGCGCTACCTCGCCTCCGCCGCGTCGCCGGCCTCCTCCACCTcgtcgacttcgtcctcgtcgtcctcgtccgCCTCGTCGCGCCGCTCCCTGTCAGCGCAGCGCGGCCGCTCCTCGACTCCACCGCCGCAGCACGCCACGTCGCCCACGCCCGTGGCCGCGGCGGCAACGGCCGCGACCGTGACGGCGACCACGATGCGGAGCCTCTCGGTGTCCTTCCAGGGGGAGTCCTTCTTCTACCAGACGTCGCGCGCGCCGCGGGCCGCGTCGCCGTCCTCCCCTGCCGGCCGGCGGGGCCCCACGCCGGAGCGGCGGAAGAGCGTGTCCTCTGTGCCGGAGGCCGAGAACGCGCGGCCCCAGCACCGATGGCCCGCGGCCAAGCCCAAGGCGTCGGACCCGCTCGCTCGCAGCCTCGACTGTAACCTCGACCGCAAGGACTCCATCCTGGCTGCCGTTCAACTACTACGCCGATCCATGGCCTTCGACTCCACCACCTCCTTCTCACCCTCTGACCATGCCGCGGCCGCTGGTCCTGACCTCTCCGCCTCCGACACCGACAGTGTCTCCTCCGGTAGCAACTCGGGAGCCGGTGATCCGCCACGCCGCGGCATCAGCGTGCCAGCGAGGTTCTGGCAGGAAACTAACAGCCGCCTACGAAGGCTTCCGGACGCAGGGCTGCCGCAACAGTCGTCTGGACGGAGATCGTTCTCAGACAGTCAAATGTCACCGAGGCTGCCTGGCCGGTCCCCGTCTCCAAGCCGAGGAAGCAAGGGGACGGCGAGCCCATCTAGGGGGCGAGCTGGGGAGGCATCACCAAATGGGCACATGGTTCAGACGGCAGCAAATGCGCCTTCTATCATTAGCTTTGCTGCAGAGGTGAGGAGGGCAAAGAAGGGGGAGAACAGAATTGAGGAGGCACACAGATTGCGAATGCTGGACAACCAGCATTTGCAGTGGCGGTGCATCAATGCTCGGACAGATGCAACCCTTCTGGTGCAGAGCTTCACTGCCGAG AAAACCCTACACAGTGCATGGAAGGAAATATCAAAGTTGCGTGACAATGTCAGTTCGAAAAGGTGCAAACTCCAGCTTCAAAAACAAAAACTGAAGCTGTTTGCTATTCTTAGGGGAGAG ATGTCTTATCTAGAGGAGTGGTCTCATGTCGAGAAACACCATTCAAGTTCTTTGTCAGCAGCAATTGAAGCACTAAAGGCCAGTACTCTCCGTCTTCCAGTTGTTGGTGGTGCAAAG GCTGATGCCCAAGGTGTGAAGGAGGCTGTTAACTCAGCGGTTGATGTAATGCATACAATGGCATCTTCGATGTGTAATTTGTTGTCAAAG GTGGAGGGGACAAGCTCTGTGGTGTATGAGCTTGCGAAGCTTGCAACACAAGAGCAAATGCTGTTGGACCAATCAAGGGATCTGTTGTCCACGGTGGCAGCGATACAT
- the LOC109731552 gene encoding FAD-linked sulfhydryl oxidase ERV1 isoform X2 → MDYATPHTVSAWKLPLSPPAAMAPSGSNPLGPVFQTVAAFSRRLLIAPDTAPEDHRLRPLLSLSLSPPAPAPPPLAPPPPPEVLKMDTKVAPLTKEEVGRATWMLLHTIAAQFPDEPTRQQKRDAKELMALLSRIYPCKECAEHFKEVLKANPVQAGSQAEFSQWLCYVHNVVNRSLGKTIFPCQRVNARWGKLDCPDRACDLEGSNDIMPNR, encoded by the exons ATGGATTACGCTACGCCCCACACCGTTTCTGCGTGGAAGCTTCccctctctcctccggccgcgaTGGCACCGTCAGGCTCGAACCCGCTGGGGCCCGTGTTCCAGACCGTCGCCGCCTTCTCCCGCCGCCTCCTCATCGCCCCCGACACCGCACCCGAAGACCACCGCCTCCGccccctcctctccctctccctctccccccctgCGCCCGCGCCCCCGCCCCTggccccgcccccgccgccggaGGTCCTCAAG ATGGATACGAAGGTGGCGCCCCTGACGAAGGAGGAGGTTGGACGGGCCACGTGGATGCTGCTCCACACCATCGCCGCGCAG TTTCCTGATGAACCAACCAGGCAGCAGAAACGCGATGCGAAAGAGCTG ATGGCTTTACTTTCTAGAATTTATCCTTGCAAAGAGTGCGCTGAGCACTTCAAGGAAGTTTTGAA AGCAAATCCTGTGCAGGCAGGATCCCAGGCTGAGTTCTCCCAGTGGTTATGCTATGTGCACAATGTGGTTAATCGAAG CCTTGGAAAAACAATATTTCCCTGCCAGAGAGTAAATGCACGGTGGGGCAAGCTGGATTGCCCGGATCGTGCGTGCGACCTAGAAGGCTCGAACGACATCATGCCGAACCGATGA